A DNA window from Drosophila biarmipes strain raj3 chromosome 2R, RU_DBia_V1.1, whole genome shotgun sequence contains the following coding sequences:
- the LOC108030370 gene encoding cytochrome P450 6a9, protein MSVYIFLLTTFAVLVGYLALKWRRALQYWQNLGIPCEEPHFLMGSLSGVQTSRTFCDVWVDYYNKFRGSGPFAGFYWFQRPGVLVLDTSLAKLILIKEFNKFTDRGFYHNTEDDPLSGQLFLLDGHKWKSMRHKLSSTFTSGKMKHMFPTVVRVGHEFIEVFGKTLDRSSIVEVKDILARFGTDVIGTCAFGIECSSLKDPEAEFRVMGRRAIFEHRHGPLAIAFINSFPNLARKLHVKITIQEAEDFFLRIVKETVALREQNNIRRNDFMDQLIDLKNSPLTKSKTGENVSLTIEEIAAQAFVFFGAGFETSSTTMAFALYELAQHQDIQDLARKECQEVIAKCNGELTYECMKDLVYLDQVISETLRLYTVLPVLNRECLEDFVVPGYPEYVIKRGMPILIPCGAMHRDENLYANPNTFDPENFSAERVKQRDSVEWLPFGEGPRNCIGMRFGQMQTRIGLAFLLKNFKFSVCDQTTIPMVYSKKTFLISSDSGIFLKVERV, encoded by the exons ATGAgtgtttacatttttctaTTGACGACTTTCGCAGTTCTAGTGGGATACCTGGCGTTGAAATGGCGTCGTGCCCTGCAGTACTGGCAGAACCTGGGCATTCCGTGCGAGGAGCCCCACTTCCTGATGGGCAGCCTGTCGGGAGTGCAAACCAGTCGAACATTCTGCGACGTTTGGGTGGATTACTACAATAAGTTCCGTGGGAGTGGCCCCTTCGCGGGCTTCTATTGGTTCCAGCGACCCGGAGTACTTGTGCTGGACACCTCGCTGGCAAAGCTTATCTTGATCAAGGAGTTCAACAAGTTCACCGACCGTGGATTCTATCACAATACCGAGGACGATCCCCTGTCGGGCCAACTGTTCTTGCTGGACGGCCATAAGTGGAAATCTATGAGACACAAGCTATCATCTACATTTACATCCGGGAAAATGAAGCACATGTTTCCCACCGTTGTGAGGGTGGGGCACGAGTTCATCGAAGTCTTTGGGAAGACGCTGGACAGGTCCTCCATTGTGGAGGTGAAGGACATTCTGGCCAGATTCGGCACAGATGTGATTGGCACCTGCGCCTTCGGCATAGAGTGCAGTAGTCTCAAGGATCCAGAGGCCGAATTCCGGGTGATGGGTCGAAGAGCCATTTTCGAGCATCGCCACGGACCCCTTGCGATTGCGTTTATAAATAGCTTTCCGAATCTGGCCCGTAAGCTTCACGTGAAAATAACCATACAGGAAGCCGAGGACTTCTTCCTGCGCATCGTCAAGGAAACAGTGGCTCTTCGGGAGCAGAATAACATACGTCGCAATGACTTTATGGATCAGTTGATCGATCTGAAAAACAGTCCACTGACAAAGTCTAAGACTGGGGAAAACGTGAGTCTTACGATCGAGGAAATAGCAGCTCAGGCGTTTGTGTTCTTCGGAGCTGGCTTCGAAACCTCATCGACCACCATGGCTTTCGCCTTGTACGAACTAGCCCAGCACCAGGACATCCAGGACCTGGCGCGGAAAGAGTGCCAGGAGGTTATTGCCAAGTGCAACGGGGAGCTAACCTACGAATGTATGAAGGATTTGGTCTATTTGGATCAGGTAATATCGG AAACCCTGCGCCTCTACACCGTTCTTCCCGTCTTGAACCGCGAATGCCTGGAGGACTTTGTTGTTCCTGGCTATCCCGAATACGTTATCAAAAGGGGAATGCCCATTTTGATTCCCTGCGGAGCCATGCACCGCGATGAGAACTTATATGCCAACCCGAATACCTTTGACCCCGAGAACTTCTCCGCCGAACGCGTCAAGCAGCGCGACTCCGTGGAGTGGCTTCCCTTTGGTGAAGGTCCAAGAAACTGCATCGGTATGAGATTTGGCCAGATGCAGACTCGGATCGGATTGGCTTTCCTCCTCAAGAACTTCAAGTTCTCCGTGTGCGACCAGACCACGATTCCCATGGTATACAGCAAGAAAACCTTCCTGATATCAAGCGATAGCGGCATCTTCTTGAAAGTTGAACGAGTCTAA
- the LOC108029857 gene encoding probable cytochrome P450 6a20 — MAVLIVLLVGVLTLVAWFVHQNFTYWKRRGIPHEAPSIPFGNTRELMKTMQISDIFKRTYFQFKNKTDGPFVGFYMYFKKMVIVTDIDFAKTVLIREFDKFHDRGIFHNEVDDPLTANLVNIEGQKWKTLRQKLTPTFTSGKMKTMFPTILGVGDELVKVFDQKSAASKDALEITNILASFTADVIGTCAFGLDCHSLTDPKAEFVQMGTAAITDRRYGKSMDLFLFGAPKLAAKLRMKQSVQKVEDFYMNIIKDTVDYRVKNQVKRNDFMDMLIDMKLKYDNGDKLNGLTFNEIAAQAFIFFLAGFETSSTTMGFALHELACNQDIQDKLRTEVDGVLEKHNGKLDYDSMREMTYLEKVIDETMRKRPVVGHLIRVATQRYEHSNPKYYIEEGTGVIVPSWAIHHDPEFYPEPEKFIPERFDEEQVKQRPACTFLPFGDGPRNCIGLRFGRMQVIVGLALLIHNFRFELHPTKTVVPLEYRTDDILLSSKGGINLKVSRITKT; from the exons ATGGCGGTTCTGATCGTATTGTTGGTCGGTGTTCTCACCCTCGTCGCGTGGTTTGTGCATCAAAACTTCACCTACTGGAAGCGTCGCGGCATTCCCCATGAGGCTCCCAGCATTCCCTTCGGCAATACTAGGGAGTTGATGAAGACCATGCAAATATCGGATATTTTCAAGCGGACCTACTTCCAGTTTAAGAACAAGACCGACGGACCCTTTGTCGGGTTTTATATGTACTTCAAGAAGATGGTTATTGTCACGGACATTGATTTCGCCAAGACTGTGCTGATCCGCGAGTTTGACAAGTTCCACGATCGAGGCATATTCCACAACGAAGTGGATGACCCGCTGACCGCCAACCTGGTGAACATCGAGGGTCAGAAGTGGAAGACTCTGCGCCAGAAGCTGACTCCCACATTCACCTCCGGCAAAATGAAGACCATGTTCCCCACCATCTTGGGGGTCGGCGATGAGCTAGTCAAGGTGTTCGACCAGAAATCTGCGGCGAGTAAGGATGCCTTGGAGATCACAAATATACTGGCTAGTTTCACCGCCGATGTGATCGGAACCTGTGCCTTCGGCTTGGACTGCCACAGCTTGACGGATCCCAAGGCAGAATTTGTGCAAATGGGTACCGCTGCCATTACCGATAGACGCTATGGGAAGTCGATGGACCTGTTTCTGTTCGGAGCCCCGAAACTGGCGGCCAAGCTGCGCATGAAGCAGAGTGTCCAGAAAGTCGAGGACTTTTACATGAATATCATCAAGGATACGGTGGACTATCGCGTGAAGAACCAGGTTAAGCGAAATGACTTTATGGACATGCTGATTGATATGAAGCTAAAATACGATAACGGTGACAAGCTAAATGGCCTAACCTTCAACGAAATCGCGGCCCAGGCTTTCATATTTTTCCTGGCTGGCTTCGAAACCAGCTCCACAACCATGGGATTTGCTCTCCATGAGTTGGCGTGCAACCAGGATATTCAGGACAAACTTAGGACGGAAGTGGATGGCGTCCTGGAGAAGCACAATGGAAAACTGGACTATGACAGCATGCGGGAGATGACCTATTTGGAAAAGGTCATTGATG AGACAATGAGAAAACGGCCCGTAGTGGGTCACTTGATAAGAGTCGCAACTCAACGCTATGAGCACAGCAATCCAAAGTATTACATTGAAGAAGGCACCGGAGTGATCGTGCCCTCCTGGGCCATCCACCATGATCCCGAGTTCTACCCGGAGCCAGAGAAGTTCATCCCAGAGCGGTTCGACGAGGAGCAGGTGAAACAGCGACCCGCCTGCACCTTCCTGCCCTTTGGAGACGGTCCCCGGAACTGCATAGGTCTTCGGTTCGGACGGATGCAGGTCATAGTGGGACTGGCCCTGCTCATCCACAACTTCAGGTTTGAGTTGCACCCCACCAAGACGGTCGTACCCCTGGAGTACAGGACCGATGACATTCTGTTGAGTTCAAAGGGCGGAATTAATTTGAAAGTCAGTAGGATTACAAAGACATAA
- the LOC108030172 gene encoding uncharacterized protein LOC108030172, whose amino-acid sequence MALLLTLVALLVSLLLFVARRRHGYWQRRGIPHDVPHPLFGNIKDWPKKRHIAKIFRDYYLKYKSSDYPFAGFYFFFTKTAVITDLELVKRVMIKDFNHFENRGIFYNEIDDPLSATVFSIEGQKWRHLRHKLTPTFTSGKMKNMFPIVVGVGEELDKVFSGKITSGQGQVLEIVDLVARYTADVIGNCAFGLNCNSLHNPRADFVTIGKRAIIERRYGGMLDFILFGFPKLSRRLRLKLNVQEVTDFYTKIVRDTVDYRLKTKEKRHDLMDSLIEMYQKEQAGNSEDGLTFNEILAQAFIFFVAGFETSSTTMGFALYELARNQDIQDKVRKEIYDVLGKHNHQFTYEGIKEMKYLEQVVMETLRKYPVLAHLTRMTGTDFSPEDPKYFIAKGTVVVIPALGIHYDPDIYPEPEKFKPERFTEEAIAARPSCTWLPFGEGPRNCIGLRFGLMQACVGLAHLIRGYKFSVAPETQIPMKVVVKNILISAENGIHLRVEKLSNVLKMAVLLGLLVGALALAAWWVLQNYTYWRRRGIPHDPPHIPFGNSKELWRTMQLAQILKRTYLKFKNQTDGPYVGFYLYAMKYIVITDIDFVKTVLIRDFDKFHDRGVYHNERDDPLTSNLATMEGEKWKNLRHKLTPTFRPGKMKNMFPTVLSVGEELIRVIDERISSSPQTLEVTDLVARFTADVIGICAFGLECNSLRDPKAEFVQMGYSALRERRHGWLVDFLIFGAPKLAVKLGLQLLLPRVQVFYMSIVSNTIDYRVRNEVTLNDLMDLLIELKLKSDNGDRQTGLTFNEVAAQVFTFFLAGFEAGSTTMGFALYELACNQDVQENVRTEVDRVLREHNGRLDYDSMLEMTYLDKVVNETLRKHPVVAHLVRIATKSYVHSSPKYSIEPGTGVMVPILGIHHDPEFYPEPEKFIPERFDEEQIKKRPACAFLPFGAGPRNCIGFRLGRMQVIIGLALLIRNFRFELHPTKTSVPIKYKIKNLLLSSEGGISLNVSKVVRD is encoded by the exons ATGGCGCTGTTGCTGACTCTGGTCGCGCTCTTGGTGTCGCTACTCTTGTTCGTGGCCCGCCGTCGCCACGGATATTGGCAGAGGAGGGGTATTCCCCACGATGTGCCCCACCCACTGTTCGGAAACATAAAGGACTGGCCCAAGAAGCGGCACATCGCAAAGATTTTCCGGGACTACTATCTGAAGTACAAGAGCTCGGACTATCCGTTCGCTGGATTCTACTTCTTTTTCACCAAAACTGCTGTGATTACCGACTTGGAATTGGTCAAGAGGGTGATGATCAAGGACTTTAATCACTTCGAGAACCGCGGCATCTTCTACAACGAGATCGATGATCCACTTTCGGCCACCGTGTTCAGCATTGAAGGCCAGAAGTGGCGTCACCTAAGGCATAAACTAACGCCCACCTTTACGTCCGGGAAAATGAAGAACATGTTTCCCATTGTTGTGGGGGTTGGAGAGGAATTGGATAAGGTCTTCAGCGGCAAAATCACCTCCGGTCAAGGCCAAGTTCTGGAAATTGTGGATCTAGTGGCCCGATACACAGCTGACGTAATCGGCAACTGCGCCTTCGGTCTCAACTGTAACAGTCTGCACAATCCAAGGGCGGACTTTGTGACCATTGGCAAACGGGCGATCATCGAACGTCGTTACGGAGGAATGCTGGATTTCATTCTTTTCGGATTCCCAAAGTTATCTCGCCGCTTGCGCCTCAAGTTGAACGTTCAGGAAGTGACGGACTTTTACACTAAAATTGTAAGGGACACAGTGGACTATCGGTTGAAGACCAAGGAGAAGAGGCATGACTTAATGGACAGCTTGATCGAAATGTACCAAAAAGAGCAGGCTGGAAACTCAGAGGATGGCCTGACCTTCAACGAGATACTGGCCCaggcttttattttctttgtggCCGGTTTCGAGACGAGCTCTACGACCATGGGATTTGCCCTCTATGAACTGGCTCGTAACCAGGATATTCAGGATAAGGTCAGGAAGGAGATCTATGATGTTCTGGGCAAGCACAACCACCAGTTCACCTACGAGGGAATCAAGGAGATGAAGTACCTGGAGCAGGTTGTGATGG AAACCCTCCGCAAGTATCCAGTTTTGGCTCATCTTACGAGAATGACCGGGACCGACTTTTCCCCTGAAGACCCGAAGTACTTTATTGCCAAGGGCACTGTCGTTGTGATTCCAGCTCTTGGCATCCACTATGATCCTGACATATATCCCGAACCCGAGAAATTTAAGCCAGAGCGTTTTACGGAGGAGGCAATCGCTGCGAGACCCTCGTGCACCTGGCTTCCATTTGGCGAAGGTCCTCGGAACTGCATTGGACTTCGATTTGGGTTGATGCAAGCCTGCGTGGGACTGGCCCACCTTATCAGAGGCTATAAGTTTAGTGTTGCCCCAGAGACGCAAATACCTATGAAGGTTGTCGTGAAAAACATACTTATATCCGCCGAAAATGGAATTCACCTTAGAGTCGAGAAGCTTTCCAA TGTTCTGAAGATGGCGGTTCTGCTTGGTTTGCTGGTCGGTGCCTTAGCCCTCGCCGCCTGGTGGGTGCTTCAAAACTACACATACTGGAGGCGACGGGGTATTCCGCACGATCCGCCCCACATTCCTTTCGGCAACAGCAAAGAACTCTGGCGGACAATGCAGTTGGCGCAGATCCTCAAGAGAACCTACTTGAAATTCAAGAACCAGACCGACGGACCTTACGTGGGCTTCTACCTCTATGCGATGAAATACATAGTGATCACCGACATTGACTTTGTGAAGACCGTGCTGATACGGGACTTTGACAAGTTTCACGATCGTGGAGTCTACCACAACGAAAGGGACGATCCATTGACCAGTAATCTGGCGACTATGGAGGGcgaaaagtggaaaaacttGCGTCACAAGCTGACCCCTACCTTCAGGCCTGGAAAAATGAAGAACATGTTCCCCACAGTTCTAAGCGTTGGCGAAGAACTGATTCGGGTGATTGATGAGAGAATCTCAAGCTCACCACAGACCCTGGAAGTCACCGATCTCGTGGCCCGTTTCACAGCGGATGTGATTGGAATTTGTGCCTTTGGCCTGGAATGCAATAGTTTAAGGGATCCCAAGGCGGAGTTTGTCCAAATGGGCTACTCAGCTCTCAGAGAACGACGTCATGGTTGGCTGGTGGACTTCCTAATCTTTGGAGCCCCGAAACTAGCTGTTAAACTGGGACTGCAGCTCCTACTTCCACGGGTGCAGGTATTCTACATGAGTATTGTAAGCAACACCATAGATTATAGGGTTAGAAACGAGGTAACCCTGAACGATTTAATGGACCTGCTGATTGAATTGAAACTAAAGAGCGATAATGGCGACAGGCAAACCGGACTAACCTTCAATGAGGTCGCTGCCCAGGTCTTTACTTTTTTCCTGGCTGGTTTTGAGGCGGGCTCCACCACCATGGGCTTTGCCCTGTATGAGTTGGCCTGCAATCAGGATGTACAGGAAAACGTTAGGACTGAAGTGGATAGGGTCCTAAGGGAGCACAACGGAAGACTGGACTACGACAGCATGCTGGAGATGACGTATCTGGATAAGGTGGTTAATG AAACCCTCAGAAAACATCCTGTGGTTGCCCATTTGGTTCGCATCGCAACTAAATCGTATGTCCACAGCAGTCCTAAGTATTCCATAGAACCCGGCACTGGGGTTATGGTGCCCATTTTGGGCATCCACCATGATCCCGAGTTTTATCCGGAGCCGGAGAAGTTCATCCCCGAGCGCTTCGATGAGGAGCAGATTAAAAAGCGCCCTGCCTGTGCTTTCCTGCCCTTCGGAGCTGGTCCTCGGAATTGTATAGGATTTCGCTTAGGACGGATGCAGGTCATAATTGGACTGGCCCTACTCATCCGCAATTTCAGGTTCGAATTGCATCCCACGAAGACTTCAGTTCCCATCAAATACAAAATCAAGAACCTTCTTTTGAGCTCCGAGGGCGGTATTAGTCTTAATGTCAGTAAGGTAGTCAGAGACTAA
- the LOC108029931 gene encoding probable cytochrome P450 6a19 has translation MYIDFNIGNTFSAYQFSVPKMLVLVGLLVGALGLAVWWVQQHYTYWKRRGIPHDPPNFPYGNTVELQRTMQMSHILKRTYFKYKNQTAGPFVGFYVFAKKFIVITDIDFVKTVLIKDFEKFHDRGVYHNEKDDPLTSNLTAIEGEKWKNLRQKLTPTFTSGKIKNMFPTVLNVGEELIRVIHEKISCSPRTLEVTDLVARFTADVIGICAFGLECNSLRDPKAEFVRMGTSAITERRHGRLVNLLIFWAPKLSAKLGIKTLPPEIEEFYLNVVRETIDYRVRNKIARNDFMDMLIDIKLKYDNGDRQNGLTFNEVAAQAFIFFLTGFETSSTTIGFALYELACNQGVQDKLRTEVDRVLKKYKGKLDYDSMREMPYLEKVIDETLRKHPVVGHLVRTATKDYVHTNPQYFIEAGTGVLVPTLAIHHDPEFYPEPERFIPERFDEEQMQQRPQCTFLPFGDGPRSCIGVRFGRMQVVIGMALLIHNFKFELHPTKTTVPITYSIKSFLLSSEGGINLNVSKIGKH, from the exons ATGTATATCGACTTCAATATAGGTAACACATTCTCAGCTTACCAATTCAGTGTTCCCAAAATGTTGGTTCTGGTTGGGTTGTTGGTCGGTGCTCTCGGCCTCGCGGTCTGGTGGGTCCAGCAGCATTATACGTACTGGAAGCGTCGGGGTATTCCCCACGATCCACCCAACTTTCCGTATGGAAACACGGTGGAACTCCAGAGGACCATGCAAATGTCCCACATTCTCAAGCGAACCTATTTTAAATACAAGAACCAAACCGCCGGCCCCTTCGTGGGGTTCTACGTTTTTGCCAAGAAATTCATCGTGATAACCGACATTGATTTTGTAAAAACTGTGCTGATAAAAGACTTTGAAAAGTTCCACGATCGCGGAGTATATCACAACGAAAAGGACGATCCACTGACCAGTAATCTCACGGCTATCGAGGgtgaaaagtggaaaaatcTGCGCCAAAAGCTGACCCCAACCTTTACGTCTGGAAAAATTAAGAACATGTTCCCCACTGTCCTGAACGTGGGCGAGGAGTTGATTCGGGTGATTCATGAGAAGATCTCATGCTCTCCGCGAACCTTAGAAGTCACCGATCTCGTGGCCCGTTTCACAGCGGATGTGATTGGAATCTGCGCCTTTGGCCTGGAGTGCAATAGCTTACGGGATCCCAAGGCGGAATTCGTCAGAATGGGAACTTCGGCGATTACCGAACGACGTCATGGCAGACTGGTGAACCTGCTCATCTTCTGGGCGCCCAAGCTATCCGCCAAGCTGGGAATAAAGACCTTGCCCCCGGAGATAGAGGAGTTTTACTTGAATGTTGTCAGGGAGACCATCGATTATAGGGTGAGGAACAAGATAGCCCGGAACGACTTCATGGATATGCTGATCGATATAAAGCTAAAATACGATAATGGCGATAGGCAAAATGGCCTCACCTTCAATGAGGTCGCTGCACAGGCCTTCATATTCTTCCTGACTGGCTTTGAAACGAGCTCCACCACCATCGGGTTTGCCCTATATGAGCTGGCCTGCAATCAGGGTGTTCAGGATAAACTACGAACCGAAGTCGATAGAGTCCTCAAGAAATATAAGGGTAAATTGGACTATGACAGCATGCGGGAGATGCCCTATCTGGAAAAGGTCATCGATG AAACCCTAAGAAAACATCCTGTGGTGGGCCACCTGGTCCGAACAGCGACTAAGGACTATGTGCACACCAATCCACAGTACTTCATTGAGGCGGGCACTGGAGTTCTGGTGCCGACTCTGGCCATCCACCACGATCCAGAGTTCTATCCGGAACCGGAAAGGTTCATACCGGAACGCTTTGATGAGGAGCAGATGCAACAACGTCCCCAATGCACTTTCCTGCCCTTTGGGGATGGTCCTCGGAGTTGCATAGGTGTCCGCTTTGGACGCATGCAGGTCGTTATTGGAATGGCCCTGCTCATTCACAACTTTAAGTTCGAGTTGCATCCCACTAAGACGACGGTTCCGATCACGTACAGTATCAAAAGTTTTTTGCTGAGCTCCGAAGGTGGAATTAACCTTAATGTCAGCAAGATTGGAAAGCACTGA